From a single Ciconia boyciana chromosome 6, ASM3463844v1, whole genome shotgun sequence genomic region:
- the DBX1 gene encoding homeobox protein DBX1, with amino-acid sequence MMFPSLIAPPAVYPSLLRPTPTLTLPQSLQSAFSSHSSFLVEDLIRISRPTSYLPRTAPPPSMSPPASAARTDSGTPELTSSTAAAGSRRIRSPQASSTDSTFLKFGVNAILSSAPRAETSPALLQSVPPKTFSFPYFEGSFQPFIRSSYFPATSAVVPIPGTFSWPLAARGKPRRGMLRRAVFSDVQRKALEKMFQKQKYISKPDRKKLAAKLGLKDSQVKIWFQNRRMKWRNSKERELLSSGGCREQTLPTKFNPHPDLSDVGKKCSGEEEEEEEVPPVCPPSPQHPLAYHQSPEHLHLRDRLDSQMSPSPSHSSSPSKPSDFSDSEEEDDEGEEEEEEITVS; translated from the exons ATGATGTTCCCCAGCCTCATCGCTCCGCCGGCCGTCTACCCCAGCCTCCTGCGCCCGACTCCCACCCTCACCTTGCCTCAGTCGCTGCAGTCGGCTTTTTCCAGCCATTCCAGCTTCCTGGTGGAAGATTTGATCCGGATCAGCAGGCCCACCAGTTACCTGCCCAGGACTGCCCCCCCGCCCAGCATGTCCCCCCCAGCCTCGGCGGCCAGGACGGACTCGGGGACGCCGGAGCTCACCAGCtccaccgccgccgccggctccaGGAGGATCCGTTCGCCGCAGGCTTCCAGCACCGACTCCACTTTCCTGAAGTTTGGGGTCAACGCCATCCTCTCCTCCGCCCCCCGCGCCG aAACCTCCCCTGCCTTGCTTCAGAGCGTCCCTCCAAAGACTTTCTCCTTTCCGTACTTTGAAGGATCCTTCCAGCCCTTTATCAGATCTTCCTATTTCCCAG ccaccTCCGCCGTGGTCCCCATCCCCGGCACCTTCTCCTGGCCACTGGCCGCCCGTGGCAAGCCCCGCCGTGGCATGCTGCGCCGCGCCGTTTTCTCTGACGTGCAGCGCAAGGCGCTGGAGAAGATGTTCCAGAAGCAGAAGTACATCAGCAAACCCGATCGGAAGAAGTTGGCGGCCAAGCTGGGCCTCAAGGACTCACAG GTGAAGATCTGGTTCCAGAACAGGAGGATGAAGTGGAGGAACTCCAAAGAAAGAGAGCTCCTCTCTTCTGGTGGCTGCAGAGAACAGACCCTACCCACCAAGTTCAACCCTCACCCAGACCTCAGTGACGTAGGCAAGAAATGttcaggagaggaggaggaggaggaggaagttcCCCCCGTGTGCCCACCCAGCCCCCAGCATCCCTTAGCCTACCACCAGTCCCCAGAACATCTACACTTGAGGGACAGACTGGACTCCCAGATGTCTCCTTCTCCATCCCATTCTAGCAGCCCCAGCAAACCTTCAGACTTCTCAGActcagaggaagaggatgatgaaggggaagaggaagaggaggagataaCAGTCTCTTAG